In Brassica napus cultivar Da-Ae unplaced genomic scaffold, Da-Ae ScsIHWf_1227;HRSCAF=1753, whole genome shotgun sequence, the following are encoded in one genomic region:
- the LOC106427778 gene encoding uncharacterized protein LOC106427778 codes for MSFTSLVVQLFSLRPAKRQATAGRAYALELPGPSGATHSFVAPEVASRLNGEFTKVNLSIPVLTPGDHVLETEGCILTVPIIIQDMVFPADLLVLPLERYEVILGMDWLSSYRAHLDCGRGKIVFERDTQPSLAYHGIVPSDGASLVSALRIENLLEKGEEVYLVTLVAGPVEDEKEQNMEEIPVVK; via the coding sequence ATGTCCTTCACCAGCCTGGTTGTGCAGTTATTCAGTCTTAGACCTGCTAAGCGTCAAGCCACTGCTGGTAGGGCTTACGCTTTAGAGTTACCAGGACCATCAGgagcaacacatagttttgtagCTCCCGAAGTAGCATCCCGACTCAATGGAGAATTCACTAAGGTGAATTTATCCATTCCCGTTCTAACTCCCGGAGATCATGTTCTTGAAACTGAAGGTTGTATTCTAACAGTTCCAATCATTATCCAAGATATGGTTTTTCCGGCTGATTTGTTAGTTCTCCCCTTAGAGAGGTACGAGGTAATCTTAGGGATGGATTGGCTGTCAAGTTACCGAGCTCACCTGGATTGTGGTCGAGGGAAGATTGTTTTTgagagagatacccaacccTCTTTAGCTTACCATGGCATAGTACCAAGTGATGGAGCGTCACTAGTGTCAGCATTGAGAATTGAAAACCTTTTGGAGAAGGGTGAAGAAGTATACTTAGTGACCTTAGTTGCTGGACCAGTAGAAGACGAGAAAGAGCAGAACATGGAAGAAATACCAGTAGTCAAATAA